Proteins from one Microbacterium proteolyticum genomic window:
- the rraA gene encoding ribonuclease E activity regulator RraA: protein MTIATADLYDERGEDLDSLALQLLDLGGRVAFAGPIRTVRCHRDNALVKQVLATPGEGSVLVIDGGGSLESALVGDLIAASAVENGWAGIIVNGAIRDRTALAGLPLGVKALGSNPRKSAKDGVGEIDVPVTIAGVVFTPGRHVWADADGVLVER, encoded by the coding sequence ATGACGATCGCGACGGCCGACCTCTACGACGAGCGCGGTGAAGACCTCGACTCGCTCGCGCTGCAGCTGCTCGACCTCGGCGGCCGCGTCGCTTTCGCGGGCCCGATCCGCACGGTGCGATGCCACCGCGACAACGCCCTGGTCAAGCAGGTCCTGGCCACGCCGGGCGAGGGTTCGGTGCTGGTGATCGACGGCGGCGGTTCGCTCGAGTCGGCGCTGGTCGGCGACCTCATCGCCGCGTCCGCCGTTGAGAACGGCTGGGCGGGGATCATCGTGAACGGCGCGATCCGCGACCGCACCGCCCTGGCCGGGCTGCCCCTCGGCGTGAAGGCGCTCGGTTCGAATCCGCGCAAGAGCGCGAAGGACGGCGTCGGCGAGATCGACGTGCCCGTGACGATCGCGGGCGTCGTCTTCACCCCCGGCCGGCACGTCTGGGCCGACGCCGACGGCGTGCTCGTCGAGCGCTGA
- a CDS encoding cation:proton antiporter — MPVFFLVGIAVILLWSLVAHRFERIGALGPAFLALAGAVLVFADPDGFSSALAGSEAERVVELVLAVLLFVDACDVRGGVFGGVGRALARLVLIALPLALILAVLAGFALLPDVNVLVLVVIACVVMPTDFAPAAMLLRSPRIPERVRRILTVESGYNDGVVSPIFGVFLAAAVALPALLAAAESGADLDAQPELVKNLEDMFDAFFGAAPATIAAIVIGGAVGGAIGILARWTVARRWADASGIRYVMLLTPLLAYGIATLSDIAANGFVAAFVAGIVYRLTRAKDLEGRNVPHAETLLVEEAGTLAANIIWFVMGAVLTVVILDGVDLRVVIFAALAVTVLRAIPVGIALLRSPISWRDRALIGFVGPRGTATIVFGLLAYNRLPEDTGDVVLSTMVFTVVLSILFHGVVTPFAVRRLLPEVSGRQIT, encoded by the coding sequence GTGCCCGTCTTCTTCCTCGTCGGCATCGCCGTCATCCTGCTGTGGTCGCTGGTCGCGCACCGATTCGAACGGATCGGTGCGCTGGGCCCCGCGTTCCTCGCGCTGGCCGGGGCGGTGCTGGTCTTCGCCGACCCGGACGGCTTCTCGTCGGCTCTGGCGGGGTCGGAGGCCGAGCGCGTGGTCGAACTCGTGTTGGCGGTGCTGCTCTTCGTCGACGCGTGCGACGTCCGCGGTGGCGTGTTCGGCGGGGTGGGGCGTGCGCTCGCGCGGCTCGTGCTGATCGCCCTGCCGCTTGCGTTGATCCTCGCCGTGCTCGCGGGGTTCGCGCTGCTGCCCGATGTGAACGTGCTCGTCCTCGTGGTGATCGCGTGCGTCGTGATGCCCACCGACTTCGCCCCCGCGGCGATGCTGCTGCGCTCACCGCGCATCCCCGAGCGCGTCCGGCGGATCCTCACCGTCGAGAGCGGCTACAACGACGGCGTCGTGTCGCCGATCTTCGGCGTGTTCCTCGCGGCGGCCGTCGCGCTCCCCGCGCTCCTCGCCGCCGCCGAGTCGGGAGCCGACCTCGACGCGCAGCCCGAGCTCGTGAAGAACCTCGAGGACATGTTCGACGCCTTCTTCGGTGCGGCCCCCGCCACGATCGCGGCGATCGTGATCGGCGGGGCCGTCGGTGGTGCGATCGGCATCCTCGCCCGCTGGACCGTCGCGCGGAGATGGGCGGATGCCAGTGGCATCCGGTACGTCATGCTCCTGACGCCGCTGCTCGCCTACGGGATCGCAACCCTCAGCGACATCGCCGCGAACGGCTTCGTCGCCGCGTTCGTGGCGGGCATCGTCTATCGACTCACGCGCGCGAAGGACCTCGAGGGGCGCAACGTCCCCCATGCCGAGACGCTCCTCGTCGAGGAGGCGGGGACCCTCGCGGCCAACATCATCTGGTTCGTCATGGGGGCGGTGCTCACGGTCGTGATCCTCGACGGCGTCGATCTGCGCGTGGTGATCTTCGCGGCGCTCGCCGTCACGGTGCTGCGGGCGATCCCGGTCGGCATCGCCCTGCTGCGCTCGCCGATCTCGTGGCGCGACCGGGCGCTGATCGGGTTCGTCGGTCCGCGCGGGACGGCGACCATCGTGTTCGGGCTTCTCGCGTACAACCGCCTCCCCGAGGACACGGGCGACGTCGTGCTGTCGACCATGGTGTTCACGGTGGTGCTCAGCATCCTGTTCCACGGGGTGGTGACCCCGTTCGCGGTGCGGCGGTTGCTTCCCGAGGTGTCGGGGCGCCAGATCACGTGA
- a CDS encoding ATP-dependent Clp protease ATP-binding subunit — MNATQQPGQEDARSALEQFGINLTDRARQGKLDPVIGRDSEIRRVSQVLTRRTKNNPVLIGEPGVGKTAVVEGLAQRIVAGDVAESLKNKELVALDISALVAGAMYRGQFEERLKSVLKEITESDGRIITFIDELHVLMGAGGGEGSVAASNMLKPMLARGELRLIGATTLDEYREFIEKDAALERRFQQVYVGEPSVEDTIAILRGLKERYEAHHKVAIADAALVAAASLSNRYIPSRQLPDKAIDLIDEAASRLRMEIDSAPLEIDELRRHVDRLKLEELALKKEKDAASKERLATLRETLAAEQAKLDELQARWERERASLNRVGDLKTRLDAARVDAERAQREGNLERASRLLYADIPALERELMTAEREEPAGDRMVNEQVTDEDIAAVIAAWTGIPVGRLLQGETEKLLHLERELGKRLIGQKDAVKAVSDAVRRSRAGISDPNRPVGSFLFLGPTGVGKTELAKALADFLFDDEHAMVRIDMSEYGEKHSVARLVGAPPGYIGYEQGGQLTEAVRRRPYSVVLLDEVEKAHPEVFDILLQVMDDGRLTDGQGRTVDFTNVILILTSNLGSPILIDPTLSIETKREQVQALVRQAFKPEFVNRLDDIVIFQALTEDDLAQIVELAVDALHKRLRERRLTLAVTPDARSWLAERGYDPVYGARPLRRLIQSEVQDRLAMAILAGGVHDGDVVKVDVASDGESLVLSSAGPAAEPVADDDDVIEAEIIE; from the coding sequence GTCGGCAAGACCGCCGTCGTCGAGGGGCTCGCTCAGCGCATCGTCGCGGGCGACGTCGCCGAGAGCCTCAAGAACAAGGAGCTCGTCGCCCTCGACATCTCGGCGCTCGTCGCCGGCGCGATGTACCGCGGCCAGTTCGAGGAGCGCCTGAAGAGCGTCCTCAAAGAGATCACCGAATCCGACGGCCGCATCATCACCTTCATCGACGAGCTGCACGTGCTCATGGGTGCGGGCGGCGGCGAGGGGTCCGTCGCGGCATCCAACATGCTCAAGCCCATGCTCGCCCGCGGAGAACTGCGCCTGATCGGTGCGACCACCCTCGACGAGTACCGCGAGTTCATCGAGAAGGATGCCGCCCTCGAACGCCGCTTCCAGCAGGTGTACGTCGGCGAGCCCAGCGTCGAAGACACGATCGCGATCCTCCGCGGCCTCAAGGAGCGCTACGAGGCGCACCACAAGGTCGCCATCGCCGACGCGGCGCTGGTGGCCGCGGCATCCCTGTCCAACCGCTACATCCCGTCGCGGCAGCTGCCCGACAAGGCCATCGACCTCATCGACGAAGCCGCGTCGCGCCTGCGCATGGAGATCGACTCGGCCCCGCTCGAGATCGACGAACTGCGTCGACACGTCGACCGCCTCAAGCTCGAAGAGCTCGCGCTGAAGAAAGAGAAGGACGCCGCCTCGAAGGAGCGCCTGGCGACCCTCCGCGAGACCCTCGCGGCCGAGCAGGCGAAGCTCGACGAGCTGCAGGCCCGCTGGGAGCGCGAGCGCGCGTCGCTCAACCGCGTCGGCGACCTGAAGACGCGTCTCGACGCCGCCCGCGTGGATGCCGAGCGCGCGCAGCGCGAGGGCAACCTGGAGCGCGCGTCGCGCCTGCTGTACGCCGACATCCCGGCGCTCGAGCGCGAGCTGATGACCGCGGAGCGCGAGGAGCCCGCGGGCGACCGCATGGTCAACGAGCAGGTCACCGACGAAGACATCGCGGCGGTCATCGCGGCGTGGACCGGCATCCCCGTCGGTCGTCTCCTGCAGGGCGAGACCGAGAAGCTGCTCCACCTCGAGCGCGAGCTCGGCAAGCGCCTGATCGGACAGAAGGATGCCGTGAAGGCGGTGTCCGACGCGGTGCGGCGCTCGCGCGCCGGCATCAGCGACCCGAACCGCCCGGTCGGCTCCTTCCTGTTCCTCGGCCCCACGGGTGTCGGCAAGACCGAGCTCGCGAAGGCGCTCGCCGACTTCCTGTTCGACGACGAGCACGCCATGGTGCGCATCGACATGTCGGAGTACGGCGAGAAGCACTCCGTCGCGCGGCTCGTCGGTGCCCCTCCGGGGTACATCGGCTACGAGCAGGGCGGTCAGCTTACCGAGGCCGTGCGTCGGCGCCCGTACAGCGTCGTGCTGCTCGACGAGGTCGAGAAGGCGCACCCCGAGGTGTTCGACATCCTGCTGCAGGTGATGGACGACGGTCGGCTGACCGACGGTCAGGGCCGCACGGTCGATTTCACCAACGTCATCCTGATCCTGACGTCGAACCTCGGCTCGCCGATCCTCATCGACCCGACGCTGTCGATCGAGACCAAGCGCGAGCAGGTGCAGGCCCTCGTGCGGCAGGCGTTCAAGCCCGAGTTCGTGAACCGCCTCGATGACATCGTCATCTTCCAGGCGCTCACCGAGGACGACCTCGCCCAGATCGTCGAGCTCGCGGTCGACGCGCTGCACAAGCGTCTCCGCGAACGTCGCCTGACGCTCGCGGTCACGCCCGACGCCCGGTCGTGGCTCGCCGAGCGCGGATACGACCCGGTGTACGGCGCACGTCCGCTCCGCCGCCTGATCCAGTCCGAGGTGCAGGACCGCCTCGCGATGGCGATCCTCGCGGGCGGGGTGCACGACGGCGACGTGGTGAAGGTCGACGTCGCGAGCGACGGCGAGTCGCTGGTGCTCTCGAGCGCCGGCCCCGCCGCCGAACCCGTGGCCGACGACGACGACGTGATCGAGGCCGAGATCATCGAGTAA